From Selenomonadales bacterium, a single genomic window includes:
- the cpaB gene encoding Flp pilus assembly protein CpaB, whose translation MDSTSKKLLLLALVLALAAGLGVYYFFAGLERKALVEHTEEVVVATVNIPARTTVRGPMVTVVRVPRGSRHLSATDSLGNVIGRVTTAPIIAGEQVLLARLHGSGQDSGLAFEIAAGYRALSVHINERIAVAYLVRPGDSVDVTVSYEPATPQGEHQSVIMLQNILVVAIGSETRHGAPAPADAKTITLAVTPEQAERLVWAEDHGSIRLLLRPVTDNRHITTNGANSRTVAGPR comes from the coding sequence ATGGATAGCACAAGCAAGAAGCTATTGCTTTTGGCCTTAGTCCTGGCGTTAGCCGCAGGGCTGGGGGTGTATTACTTTTTTGCCGGGTTGGAAAGAAAAGCGCTAGTCGAACATACGGAAGAAGTGGTTGTGGCCACGGTTAACATACCGGCGCGCACTACCGTGCGTGGGCCGATGGTTACGGTGGTGCGGGTGCCAAGAGGCAGCCGCCACCTATCTGCAACAGACAGTCTCGGCAACGTAATCGGGCGCGTAACGACTGCGCCAATTATTGCCGGCGAACAGGTGTTGCTCGCACGCTTGCACGGCAGCGGCCAAGACAGCGGCCTAGCATTTGAAATTGCCGCAGGCTATCGCGCGCTGAGCGTGCACATCAATGAGCGCATAGCCGTGGCGTATCTGGTGCGCCCCGGCGACTCGGTCGATGTAACGGTGTCTTACGAGCCCGCTACACCGCAGGGCGAGCACCAATCCGTGATTATGCTGCAGAACATTCTGGTCGTGGCCATCGGCAGCGAAACGCGACACGGCGCGCCAGCCCCCGCTGACGCCAAGACTATAACGCTAGCCGTAACACCCGAGCAAGCCGAGCGCCTAGTGTGGGCCGAAGACCACGGGAGTATTAGGCTCTTGCTGCGCCCGGTTACAGATAACCGCCACATCACAACTAACGGTGCGAACTCTCGCACGGTGGCAGGTCCGCGATGA